A genomic region of Populus nigra chromosome 11, ddPopNigr1.1, whole genome shotgun sequence contains the following coding sequences:
- the LOC133668782 gene encoding glucan endo-1,3-beta-glucosidase 8-like codes for MGTCWFLKLVLVLGLLRNCVYGLGVNWGTMAIRKLPPETVVQMLKDNGIQKVKLFDADQNTMTSLAGTGIEVMVAIPNDQLAVMGDYNRAKDWVKRNVTRYDFNGGVTIKYVAVGNEPFLKSYNGSFLNTTFPALRNIQNALNDAGVGDSIKATVPFNADVYNSPDDQAYPSSGRFRSDINDIMTEMVQFLGQNNAPFTVNIYPFLSLYGNDDFPFDYAFFDGAPQPVVDRGTGIQYTNVFDANFDTLVSALKAAGHGDMPIIVGEVGWPTDGDKNANIGNAIRFYNGLLPRLAGNRGTPLRPGYIEVYLFGLLDEDAKSIAPGNFERHWGIFRYDGQPKFPMDLSGQVANKWLVGAQNVQYLPSKWCMFNPNAKDLSKLADNINYACSRSDCTALGYGSSCNGLDTNGNASYAFNMYYQVQNQDEFACNFEGLAMVTEQNISQGNCNFTIQIVASSSSSPTLSLMGYVFVTALLTSLFL; via the exons ATGGGCACCTGTTGGTTTCTCAAATTAGTTTTGGTTTTAGGCCTTTTAAGGAATTGTGTTTATGGTCTTGGTGTTAATTGGGGAACTATGGCTATACGTAAATTGCCACCAGAAACAGTTgttcaaatgttgaaggataatgGGATCCAAAAAGTGAAGCTTTTTGATGCAGACCAAAATACAATGACTTCACTTGCTGGTACCGGCATTGAAGTTATGGTTGCTATTCCTAATGACCAGCTTGCTGTGATGGGTGATTATAATCGTGCTAAAGATTGGGTAAAGAGGAATGTAACTCGTTATGATTTTAACGGAGGAGTTACCATCAA GTATGTAGCAGTTGGTAATGAGCCTTTTCTCAAATCCTACAATGGTTCATTCTTAAACACCACCTTCCCAGCACTTCGGAACATACAAAATGCCCTCAATGATGCTGGGGTTGGAGACTCCATAAAGGCCACTGTACCCTTTAATGCTGACGTCTATAACTCCCCAGATGACCAAGCCTATCCATCTTCTGGAAGATTCCGCAGTGATATTAATGACATTATGACCGAGATGGTTCAGTTTTTGGGTCAGAACAACGCACCTTTCACTGTGAACATCTATCCTTTCTTGAGTCTCTATGGGAATGACGATTTCCCATTTGATTATGCTTTCTTTGACGGGGCTCCTCAACCTGTTGTAGATAGAGGTACTGGGATTCAGTACACCAATGTTTTTGATGCTAACTTCGACACCTTGGTCTCGGCCTTGAAAGCAGCGGGCCATGGGGATATGCCCATTATAGTAGGTGAGGTAGGTTGGCCAACAGATGGGGACAAGAATGCCAACATAGGTAATGCTATTAGATTTTACAATGGACTTTTACCACGACTTGCAGGCAACAGAGGCACCCCACTTCGGCCTGGCTACATAGAAGTTTACTTGTTTGGTCTTCTTGATGAGGATGCCAAGAGCATCGCTCCTGGGAATTTTGAGCGCCATTGGGGAATCTTTCGATATGATGGCCAGCCTAAGTTTCCAATGGATCTTTCTGGTCAGGTTGCAAACAAGTGGCTAGTGGGTGCGCAGAATGTTCAATATCTACCGTCAAAATGGTGCATGTTTAATCCAAACGCCAAGGATCTAAGCAAGCTTGCAGATAACATAAATTATGCTTGCTCCCGTTCAGATTGCACGGCACTTGGATATGGCTCTTCCTGTAATGGCCTGGACACCAATGGGAATGCTTCATATGCATTCAATATGTACTACCAAGTGCAAAACCAGGATGAATTCGCCTGTAATTTCGAGGGCCTGGCCATGGTTACCGAACAGAATATTTCTCAAGGGAACTGCAATTTCACCATCCAGATAGTAGCTTCATCTTCCTCCTCTCCCACCCTGTCATTGATGGGTTATGTATTTGTAACAGCCTTGTTAACATCCCTTTTTCTATAG
- the LOC133668098 gene encoding uncharacterized protein LOC133668098, which produces MEEQFPISQSANTQSPKPVSPYFNFTDPNNPYRMENGDHTALILVTKLLTTENYVTWSRAMCRALRAKNKFGFISGIIARPASEEDPLFEMWERCNDMVVSWIQNAVSIDIKHTLAFVDDAQMVWTELKDRFTQQNGPRIFQLRRDLVVLQQDRDSVSTYFGNLKTLWDEMIIYNPMPLCTCGQLKMLNERYQRDYAIQFLMGLNDQYTNARDQIMLIEPLPSINKVFSMIQQQEQHHQLANNTPSCESMALASKFFHAPFNTTKRNFTNQRKKRLYCPHCHTQGHTLENCYKAGNAEPPVCSHCNMSGHMVEKCYKLHGYPPGHKLYKGKVTGSFANQVVLLTSPYQEKVSEEKMVFTKEQYLYLMSLIQPKGATDHMMCSPSFFTSNIAEVSYRDLSTWTTIGIAEVRSGLYHLLPRVVSLSSLADLLSCLSPNFPSVAISVQSSINVIDLWYCRLGHISDSRMKLIDDPAYTVIFGGHVPLMLMMVQELQALEENQTWILTDLPPGKDTVDCKYVYKIKRNSDGSIERLKARLVAKGCTQQEGIDYHETFSPVAKTVTVRCLLSVAAVRGWHLHQFDASRQWNAKLTSCLLDFGFSQSKADYSLFTMSTSTSFTALLVYVDDIILASSSMDNITIVKDCLHDRFKIKDLGALRFFLGIEVARSPTGIHICQQKYALDILADSGILGCKPVKISMEQNSRLCKDEGDYLDDPSIYRRLIGRLLYLTITRPDISYPIQILSQFMDKPSKTHLTTTHKASCPDTRRSVTGYCVLLGQSLISWKSKKQSIVSRSSAEAEYRTMAATVSELTWLCFLLSDLHIEHSQAATLYCDNQAAIHIVSNPVFHERTKHIKLDCHLNRDKILEGSIVTMHVPTHLQRADLLTKALPSSLLRSHLLKLGIVNLYSPSCGGYYGT; this is translated from the exons ATGGAAGAACAATTCCCAATTTCACAATCTGCAAACACCCAAAGTCCCAAACCAGTTTCTCCCTATTTCAACTTCACAGATCCAAATAATCCATATCGTATGGAAAATGGGGACCACACAGCTTTGATTCTTGTCACTAAACTGCTCACCACTGAAAATTATGTCACCTGGTCACGAGCAATGTGTCGAGCACTTAGGGCGAAGAACAAGTTTGGCTTCATTTCTGGAATCATTGCTAGGCCGGCAAGTGAGGAGGATCCTCTGTTTGAAATGTGGGAAAGGTGCAATGACATGGTGGTTTCTTGGATACAAAATGCAGTCAGTATTGATATCAAACATACTCTGGCTTTCGTGGATGATGCTCAAATGGTGTGGACAGAGCTTAAGGATCGTTTCACCCAACAAAATGGTCCTCGCATCTTCCAACTTAGAAGAGATTTGGTTGTTCTTCAACAGGACAGGGACTCTGTGAGTACTTATTTTGGTAATCTTAAAACTCTTTGGGATGAAATGATTATTTATAATCCAATGCCATTATGCACATGCGGCCAGTTGAAAATGTTGAATGAGAGGTATCAGAGAGATTATGCTATACAGTTTCTTATGGGTTTGAACGATCAATATACTAATGCTAGAGATCAAATCATGCTAATAGAGCCCCTTCCCAGCATTAACAAGGTGTTCTCAATGATCCAACAACAAGAGCAGCACCACCAACTCGCTAACAACACTCCTTCTTGTGAGTCTATGGCATTGGCCAGTAAGTTTTTCCATGCCCCTTTTAACACAACTAAGAGAAATTTCACAAACCAGAGGAAAAAAAGGCTTTACTGTCCACATTGTCACACACAAGGTCATACACTCGAAAATTGCTATAAGGCTGGAAATGCTGAGCCTCCAGTATGTTCTCACTGCAATATGAGTGGTCACATGGTTGAGAAATGTTACAAGCTTCATGGGTATCCCCCGGGTCACAAGCTTTACAAAGGAAAAGTTACAGGTTCTTTTGCTAATCAAGTTGTTTTGTTGACAAGTCCTTATCAGGAGAAGGTGAGTGAGGAGAAAATGGTTTTCACCAAAGAGCAATATCTTTATCTCATGAGCCTTATTCAGCCCAAAG GGGCTACAGACCATATGATGTGTAGCCCTTCCTTTTTCACTTCTAATATTGCAGAGGTATCCTATAGG GACCTTTCCACCTGGACCACGATTGGAATTGCTGAAGTGAGAAGTGGCTTGTATCACCTTCTTCCTAGAGTAGTTTCTCTTTCATCATTGGCCGACCTTCTATCATGTTTGTCTCCAAATTTCCCTTCAGTTGCTATTTCTGTTCAAAGTAGTATAAATGTGATTGATCTTTGGTATTGTCGCCTTGGTCATATTTCTGATTCACGAATGAAATTGATAGATGATCCTGCT TACACTGTGATATTTGGGGGCCATGTTCCACTAATGCTTATGATGGTTCAAG AATTGCAAGCTTTGGAAGAGAATCAGACTTGGATTCTCACTGATCTACCTCCTGGGAAAGACACCGTGGACTGTAAATATGTCTACAAAATAAAGAGGAATTCAGATGGCAGTATAGAGAGATTGAAGGCCAGATTGGTTGCTAAGGGGTGTACTCAACAAGAAGGCATCGATTATCATGAGACTTTCTCTCCCGTAGCCAAGACGGTGACTGTGCGATGTCTTTTATCAGTTGCTGCTGTTCGTGGTTGGCATTTGCATCAATTCGAT GCTAGTAGACAATGGAATGCAAAACTCACCTCGTGCTTGTTGGATTTTGGTTTCTCTCAGTCAAAGGCTGATTACAGCCTATTCACCATGTCCACTAGCACTTCTTTCACTGCCCTTCTTGTTTATGTCGATGACATAATCCTTGCCAGTAGCTCCATGGACAACATCACTATAGTCAAGGATTGTTTGCATGATAGGTTTAAGATCAAGGACTTAGGTGCTTTGAGATTTTTTCTTGGAATCGAAGTGGCAAGATCACCTACAGGAATACACATCTGCCAACAAAAGTATGCTCTTGATATTCTAGCTGATTCAGGGATCTTGGGTTGTAAGCCAGTCAAGATTTCTATGGAACAAAATTCCAGGCTATGCAAAGATGAAGGTGACTATTTGGATGATCCCTCTATATATAGAAGACTCATTGGCAGATTGCTTTATCTCACCATCACCAGGCCTGACATTAGTTACCCAATCCAAATTCTGAGTCAGTTTATGGATAAACCTTCCAAAACTCACTTGACAACTACTCACAAA GCTTCATGCCCTGATACTCGTCGGTCAGTAACAGGATATTGTGTTCTACTTGGCCAGTCTCTCATTTCCTGGAAATCAAAGAAACAGAGCATAGTATCTCGGTCTTCTGCAGAGGCAGAATACCGTACCATGGCTGCCACAGTCTCTGAGCTCACTTGGCTTTGTTTTCTACTTTCTGATCTGCATATCGAACACTCTCAGGCAGCCACTCTTTACTGTGATAATCAAGCTGCAATCCACATTGTCTCAAACCCAGTTTTCCATGAACGTACGAAGCACATTAAGCTGGATTGTCATCTCAACAGAGACAAAATTTTGGAAGGATCCATTGTCACAATGCATGTCCCTACTCACCTTCAACGAGCTGACCTTCTTACAAAGGCACTTCCCTCTTCCCTTCTGCGCTCTCACTTACTCAAGCTGGGAATTGTCAACCTATATTCTCCATCTTGTGGGGGGTATTACGGGACATAA